The following are from one region of the Georgenia sp. M64 genome:
- a CDS encoding nicotinate phosphoribosyltransferase: protein MRTTASTALLTDMYELTMIEGAVRSGTAERRSVFEVFARRLPAGRRYGVVAGTARILDAVEAFRFGPAEIDYLGAAGVVSGETLDRLAGYRFGGDITGYAEGEVFFPGSPVLTVEGTFADAVVLETVILSILNHDCAVAAAASRMTVAAHGRPCLEMGARRTHEAAAVAAARAAVVGGFAGTSVLEAGRSYGIRAIGTAAHSFTLLHDDEEAAFAAQVAALGPGTTLLVDTYDVPRGVERAVAAARAAGGELGAVRLDSGDLVAQAFTVREQLDALGATSTRITVTSDLDEYAIAALGAAPVDSYGVGTKLVTGSGHPTAELVYKIVVREDAEGRMEEVAKASASKTSMGGHKVAGRVLDEAGRAVEELVVATSDVARARTEIERAGARPLQVPLVVGGEIVEEHRGPGALEAAAQRHLASRAELPYQAWRLSEGEPAIPTRHVDLDPRDDERRAR from the coding sequence ATGAGGACCACGGCGAGCACGGCGCTGCTGACGGACATGTACGAGCTGACCATGATCGAGGGAGCGGTGCGCTCGGGGACCGCCGAGCGGCGAAGCGTCTTCGAGGTCTTCGCCCGTCGGCTGCCGGCGGGGCGCCGGTACGGCGTCGTCGCCGGGACCGCCCGCATCCTCGACGCGGTCGAGGCGTTCCGGTTCGGTCCGGCCGAGATCGACTACCTCGGGGCCGCGGGCGTCGTGAGCGGGGAGACGCTCGACCGGCTGGCGGGCTACCGCTTCGGCGGGGACATCACCGGCTACGCCGAGGGTGAGGTCTTCTTCCCCGGGTCACCGGTGCTCACGGTCGAGGGCACCTTCGCGGACGCCGTCGTGCTGGAGACGGTGATCCTGTCCATCCTCAACCACGACTGCGCCGTCGCGGCGGCCGCCTCCCGGATGACGGTGGCCGCCCACGGGCGACCCTGCCTGGAGATGGGCGCACGGCGCACGCACGAGGCGGCCGCGGTGGCCGCCGCCCGCGCCGCCGTCGTGGGCGGGTTCGCCGGGACGTCGGTCCTCGAGGCGGGCCGCTCCTACGGCATCCGCGCCATCGGGACGGCCGCGCACTCCTTCACCCTCCTCCACGACGACGAGGAGGCGGCCTTCGCCGCGCAGGTGGCGGCCCTCGGCCCGGGCACCACCCTGCTCGTGGACACCTACGACGTCCCCCGCGGCGTCGAGCGGGCGGTGGCGGCGGCGCGGGCGGCCGGCGGCGAGCTCGGCGCGGTGCGCCTGGACTCCGGCGACCTGGTGGCCCAGGCCTTCACCGTCCGCGAGCAGCTCGACGCGCTCGGTGCGACCTCGACCCGGATCACGGTGACCTCCGACCTGGACGAGTACGCCATCGCCGCGCTCGGGGCCGCACCGGTGGACTCCTACGGGGTCGGCACCAAGCTCGTCACCGGCTCGGGCCACCCCACGGCCGAGCTCGTGTACAAGATCGTCGTCCGGGAGGACGCCGAGGGCCGGATGGAGGAGGTCGCCAAGGCGTCGGCCTCGAAGACCTCGATGGGCGGGCACAAGGTGGCCGGCCGGGTGCTGGACGAGGCCGGCCGGGCCGTCGAGGAGCTCGTGGTCGCCACGTCCGACGTGGCCCGGGCGCGGACGGAGATCGAGCGGGCGGGCGCCCGGCCGCTGCAGGTACCGCTGGTGGTCGGCGGGGAGATCGTCGAGGAGCACCGCGGTCCGGGTGCCCTGGAGGCCGCCGCCCAGCGTCACCTCGCCTCACGGGCGGAGCTGCCGTACCAGGCCTGGCGCCTCAGCGAGGGCGAGCCGGCGATCCCGACCCGGCACGTCGACCTCGACCCGCGCGACGACGAGCGCCGCGCCCGCTGA
- the clpS gene encoding ATP-dependent Clp protease adapter ClpS — MPVEQRAEETDEAEEVEADQPWRTIVWDDPVNLMSYVTYVFRTYFGYDEPRAHRLMMEVHTQGRAVVSTGHREQMEVDVQAMHSYGLWATLDQEA; from the coding sequence CTGCCCGTGGAGCAGCGTGCCGAGGAGACGGACGAGGCCGAGGAGGTCGAGGCCGACCAGCCTTGGCGGACCATCGTCTGGGACGACCCGGTCAACCTCATGAGCTACGTGACGTACGTCTTCCGCACCTACTTCGGCTACGACGAGCCCCGCGCGCACCGGCTGATGATGGAGGTCCACACCCAGGGCCGGGCCGTGGTCTCCACCGGTCACCGTGAGCAGATGGAGGTCGACGTGCAGGCCATGCACTCCTACGGGCTGTGGGCGACCCTGGACCAGGAGGCCTAG
- a CDS encoding DUF2017 family protein, with the protein MHAFVPVPGGHASKLAETERTVLARLVADTAELLGTRLAETGSGAGTGTGAGELPAAGGTRLTPDDAVLAALDFTPAEHLAPDAPADPALARLLPPMSHDDPELAAELRALTEGGLRSAKVSRLETVWRELRGPARPGGAAVVRTGQEGAWLAALTDVRLVLASRLGIEDDDDAEEVYDRAQSARSGGDDGDDGHDPVTDALATMYAALTWWQESLLESMERARRAK; encoded by the coding sequence GTGCACGCCTTCGTCCCCGTGCCCGGTGGGCACGCCTCGAAGCTCGCGGAGACCGAGCGCACGGTCCTGGCCCGCCTCGTGGCCGACACCGCCGAGCTCCTCGGCACCCGCCTGGCAGAGACCGGCTCGGGAGCCGGGACGGGCACCGGCGCCGGCGAGCTGCCCGCCGCCGGCGGCACCCGCCTCACCCCCGACGACGCCGTCCTCGCCGCCCTGGACTTCACCCCCGCCGAGCACCTGGCCCCCGACGCCCCCGCCGACCCGGCCCTCGCCCGGCTCCTGCCGCCGATGAGCCACGACGACCCCGAGCTCGCCGCGGAGCTGCGTGCCCTGACCGAGGGCGGCCTGCGCTCGGCCAAGGTCTCCCGGCTCGAGACGGTCTGGCGCGAGCTGCGCGGGCCCGCCCGGCCCGGCGGCGCCGCCGTCGTGCGCACGGGGCAGGAGGGGGCGTGGCTGGCCGCCCTGACCGACGTGCGTCTGGTGCTGGCCTCGCGCCTGGGGATCGAGGACGACGACGACGCCGAGGAGGTCTACGACCGCGCCCAGTCCGCCCGCTCGGGCGGCGACGACGGTGACGACGGTCACGACCCCGTGACGGACGCCCTGGCCACGATGTACGCGGCCCTGACGTGGTGGCAGGAGTCACTGCTCGAGTCCATGGAGCGGGCCCGGCGCGCGAAGTAG
- the murI gene encoding glutamate racemase — MDDAPIGIFDSGVGGLTVARAVLDQLPGESVVYIGDTANTPYGPKPIAQVRALALDVMDRLVVSGVKMLVIACNSASAAVLRDARERYTVDAGVPVVEVIQPAVRRAVAATRSGRVGVIGTRATIDSGAYRDAFAAAPHLDLTMAAAPRFVEFVERGITSGPEVLAAAEEYLAPVRAAGVDTLVLGCTHYPLLTGVISYVMGEDVTLVSSAEETAKDVYRTLVAHDLERDPASGPPEHRFLATGDTGSFQRLARRFLGPEVVAVQGAAELEGAR; from the coding sequence ATGGACGACGCACCCATCGGCATCTTCGACTCCGGGGTGGGCGGACTGACCGTCGCCCGCGCGGTGCTCGACCAGCTGCCGGGGGAGTCCGTCGTCTACATCGGCGACACCGCCAACACCCCCTACGGGCCCAAGCCCATCGCCCAGGTCCGGGCGCTCGCCCTGGACGTCATGGACCGCCTGGTCGTCTCGGGCGTGAAGATGCTCGTCATCGCCTGCAACTCCGCCTCGGCGGCCGTCCTGCGTGACGCGCGGGAGCGCTACACCGTCGACGCCGGCGTCCCGGTCGTCGAGGTCATCCAGCCCGCGGTGCGCCGCGCCGTCGCCGCCACCCGCAGCGGGCGCGTCGGCGTCATCGGCACCCGGGCGACCATCGACTCCGGCGCCTACCGCGACGCCTTCGCCGCCGCCCCGCACCTGGACCTGACGATGGCCGCCGCCCCACGGTTCGTGGAGTTCGTCGAGCGCGGCATCACCTCCGGCCCGGAGGTCCTCGCCGCCGCCGAGGAGTACCTCGCCCCCGTGCGCGCCGCCGGGGTGGACACCCTCGTCCTGGGCTGCACCCACTACCCGCTGCTCACCGGCGTCATCTCCTACGTCATGGGGGAGGACGTCACGCTCGTCTCCTCGGCCGAGGAGACCGCCAAGGACGTCTACCGCACCCTCGTCGCGCACGACCTCGAGCGCGACCCCGCGTCGGGCCCGCCCGAGCACCGGTTCCTCGCGACCGGGGACACCGGGTCGTTCCAGCGCCTCGCCCGGCGCTTCCTCGGCCCGGAGGTCGTGGCGGTCCAGGGTGCCGCCGAGCTGGAGGGCGCGCGGTGA
- a CDS encoding MBL fold metallo-hydrolase has product MRLTVIGSSGSMSGPASPASCYLVQAEGPGPDGAVRTWSVVLDLGPGAMGALLNHVDPAQVDLVAITHLHADHMVDLIGMQVYRRWHPDGVLAPVPVLAPSGALERVRGVGGDPESETYSGEFRFLEHDPATPLQVGPLRVESFPVEHPVPAYGIRVTGPGSVPGGPAEVSLAYTGDTDSCRGVVELATGVDLLLSEAAFQEGRDTVRGVHMTGCRAGAAATAGGARRLVLTHLQPWTDPDVVRAEAEDTFAGPVEVAVPGATWEL; this is encoded by the coding sequence GTGAGGCTGACGGTCATCGGCAGCTCGGGCTCGATGTCCGGGCCGGCCTCCCCGGCGTCGTGCTACCTCGTCCAGGCCGAGGGGCCGGGGCCCGACGGCGCCGTCCGCACCTGGTCCGTGGTCCTCGACCTCGGCCCCGGCGCGATGGGCGCCCTGCTCAACCACGTCGACCCCGCCCAGGTCGACCTCGTGGCGATCACCCACCTGCACGCCGACCACATGGTCGACCTCATCGGCATGCAGGTCTACCGCCGCTGGCACCCCGACGGCGTCCTGGCCCCCGTGCCCGTCCTCGCCCCCTCGGGCGCCCTCGAGCGGGTCCGTGGCGTCGGCGGGGACCCCGAGAGCGAGACCTACTCCGGGGAGTTCCGCTTCCTCGAGCACGACCCGGCCACGCCGCTGCAGGTGGGGCCGCTGCGGGTGGAGTCCTTCCCGGTCGAGCACCCCGTCCCCGCCTACGGCATCCGGGTGACCGGACCGGGCAGCGTCCCGGGCGGGCCCGCGGAGGTCTCGCTCGCCTACACGGGCGACACCGACTCGTGCCGAGGGGTGGTGGAGCTGGCCACCGGCGTGGACCTGCTCCTGTCCGAGGCCGCGTTCCAGGAGGGCCGCGACACCGTCCGCGGGGTCCACATGACCGGCTGCCGGGCGGGCGCCGCGGCCACCGCCGGCGGCGCCCGCCGCCTGGTCCTGACCCACCTCCAGCCCTGGACCGACCCCGACGTCGTGCGGGCCGAGGCCGAGGACACCTTCGCGGGCCCGGTCGAGGTCGCGGTCCCCGGCGCGACCTGGGAGCTCTGA
- a CDS encoding phosphoenolpyruvate carboxylase, with translation MNPRSDEHSRGAARHEVPEVMRDDVRLLGGMLGRVLTEYGSPGLYEDVERLRELAIGAVEQPGADLTAAEELVASLAPGRAEEVARAFTCYFHLSNLAEEQHRVRTLRARDGEVPLAEQRPSDSVAAAYAHLAGEVGEDEARRRLAALRFHPVLTAHPTEARRNAVASSVRRLGELLDERDDPRLGPGARDENERRMLAEVDNLWRTAQLRPANPSPLDEVRTSLAVFDTSLFDVFPAVYRRLDDWLLGSGRGAAEPLAPAFVRLGTWIGGDRDGNPNVTAAITRQAAAQSADRILTALEQVTRRVGLGLTLDDRFARPSAELGALWQRQRQLSPEVTRQATENSPGETHRQVLLVVAERIAATRRRDADLAYARPEELLADLAVVQSSLVATGAARAAYGDLQTLVWQVRTFGFHLAELEVRQHSKVHAQTLAWLADPAAVPSPAVPPEEVLDTFRSIAAVQARHGVEACRRYIVSFTQSAQNLADVYALAEAAMGSAEAAPVLDVIPLFETFDDLRAAPDVLEEMLAIPAVQRRLEATGRRIEVMLGYSDSAKDVGPVSATLALYEAQQRIADWARTHDITLTQFHGRGGALGRGGGPANRAVLAQPPHSVDLRFKVTEQGEVIQARYGNRDIAVRHIEQVAAATLMASAPSTERRNAEAAERYTDLAGRLDEVSRARFYDLIHAEGFAPWFAEVTPMEEVGLLAIGSRPARRGLSVESLEDLRAIPWNFAWTQARINLTGWFGLGTALDAVGDLDLLRRAYAEWPLLATMIDNVEMSLAKTDHRIARRYLELGDRDDLAEMVMTELDLTTSWVLAITGHTRLLEGHRVLGRAVQLRNPYVDALSLLQLRALRALRDSSAELSEDETADQRRLLLLTLKGVAAGLQNTG, from the coding sequence ATGAACCCACGCAGCGACGAGCACTCCCGCGGGGCGGCCCGCCACGAGGTGCCCGAGGTCATGCGCGACGACGTCCGGCTCCTGGGCGGGATGCTCGGCCGGGTGCTGACCGAGTACGGCTCGCCCGGCCTCTACGAGGACGTCGAGCGCCTGCGCGAGCTCGCCATCGGCGCGGTGGAGCAGCCCGGCGCGGACCTCACCGCCGCCGAGGAGCTCGTGGCCTCCCTCGCGCCCGGCCGCGCGGAGGAGGTGGCCCGGGCCTTCACCTGCTACTTCCACCTGAGCAACCTCGCCGAGGAGCAGCACCGCGTCCGGACGCTGCGGGCCCGCGACGGCGAGGTGCCGCTGGCCGAGCAGCGCCCCTCCGACTCCGTGGCCGCCGCCTACGCCCACCTCGCCGGCGAGGTCGGCGAGGACGAGGCCCGGCGCCGGCTCGCGGCGCTGCGCTTCCACCCGGTCCTCACCGCCCACCCCACCGAGGCCCGCCGCAACGCCGTCGCCAGCAGCGTGCGGCGCCTGGGCGAGCTCCTCGACGAGCGTGACGACCCACGCCTGGGCCCCGGTGCGCGGGACGAGAACGAGCGGCGCATGCTCGCCGAGGTCGACAACCTCTGGCGCACCGCCCAGCTGCGCCCGGCCAACCCCTCCCCGCTGGACGAGGTGCGCACCTCCCTCGCCGTCTTCGACACCTCCCTCTTCGACGTCTTCCCGGCCGTCTACCGGCGCCTGGACGACTGGCTCCTCGGCTCGGGCCGCGGCGCGGCCGAGCCGCTCGCCCCGGCGTTCGTGCGCCTGGGCACGTGGATCGGCGGCGACCGCGACGGCAACCCCAACGTCACCGCGGCGATCACCCGCCAGGCCGCCGCGCAGTCGGCGGACCGGATCCTCACCGCCCTGGAGCAGGTGACCCGGCGGGTGGGCCTCGGCCTGACCCTGGACGACCGGTTCGCCCGGCCGAGCGCCGAGCTCGGCGCGCTCTGGCAGCGTCAGCGCCAGCTCTCCCCGGAGGTGACCCGCCAGGCCACGGAGAACTCCCCGGGCGAGACCCACCGCCAGGTCCTCCTCGTGGTCGCCGAGCGCATCGCCGCCACCCGCCGGCGCGACGCCGACCTCGCCTACGCGCGGCCCGAGGAGCTCCTGGCCGACCTCGCCGTCGTCCAGTCCTCCCTCGTCGCCACCGGCGCGGCCCGCGCCGCGTACGGCGACCTGCAGACCCTCGTGTGGCAGGTGCGGACCTTCGGGTTCCACCTCGCCGAGCTCGAGGTGCGCCAGCACTCCAAGGTCCACGCCCAGACCCTGGCGTGGCTGGCGGACCCGGCGGCCGTGCCCTCGCCGGCGGTCCCGCCCGAGGAGGTGCTCGACACCTTCCGCTCCATCGCGGCGGTCCAGGCCCGCCACGGCGTCGAGGCGTGCCGGCGCTACATCGTCTCCTTCACCCAGTCGGCGCAGAACCTCGCCGACGTCTACGCCCTCGCCGAGGCCGCGATGGGCTCCGCCGAGGCCGCACCCGTCCTCGACGTCATCCCGCTCTTCGAGACCTTCGACGACCTGCGGGCCGCGCCCGACGTCCTCGAGGAGATGCTCGCCATCCCCGCCGTCCAGCGGCGGCTCGAGGCCACCGGGCGCCGGATCGAGGTCATGCTCGGGTACTCCGACTCCGCGAAGGACGTCGGACCGGTCTCGGCCACGCTGGCCCTGTACGAGGCGCAGCAGCGCATCGCCGACTGGGCCCGCACGCACGACATCACCCTCACGCAGTTCCACGGCCGCGGCGGCGCCCTCGGGCGCGGCGGCGGCCCCGCCAACCGGGCCGTCCTGGCGCAGCCGCCCCACTCGGTGGACCTGCGGTTCAAGGTCACCGAGCAGGGCGAGGTCATCCAGGCGCGCTACGGCAACCGAGACATCGCGGTGCGGCACATCGAGCAGGTCGCCGCCGCGACGCTCATGGCGTCGGCGCCCTCGACCGAGCGGCGCAACGCCGAGGCCGCCGAGCGCTACACCGACCTGGCCGGGCGCCTCGACGAGGTCTCCCGCGCCCGGTTCTACGACCTCATCCACGCCGAGGGGTTCGCCCCCTGGTTCGCCGAGGTCACCCCCATGGAGGAGGTCGGGCTCCTCGCCATCGGCTCGCGCCCCGCCCGCCGAGGCCTGAGCGTGGAGTCCCTGGAGGACCTGCGCGCCATCCCGTGGAACTTCGCCTGGACCCAGGCGCGGATCAACCTCACCGGGTGGTTCGGGCTGGGCACCGCCCTGGACGCCGTCGGCGACCTGGACCTCCTGCGCCGGGCGTACGCCGAGTGGCCCCTCCTCGCCACGATGATCGACAACGTCGAGATGTCCCTGGCCAAGACCGACCACCGCATCGCCCGGCGCTACCTCGAGCTCGGGGACCGGGACGACCTCGCCGAGATGGTCATGACCGAGCTGGACCTGACGACGTCGTGGGTGCTGGCCATCACCGGGCACACCCGCCTGCTCGAGGGCCACCGGGTGCTGGGCCGGGCCGTGCAGCTGCGCAACCCCTACGTCGACGCCCTCTCGCTCCTGCAGCTGCGGGCCCTGCGGGCGCTGCGGGACAGCTCGGCCGAGCTGAGCGAGGACGAGACCGCCGACCAGCGGCGCCTGCTGCTGCTCACCCTCAAGGGTGTCGCGGCGGGCCTGCAGAACACGGGCTGA
- the rph gene encoding ribonuclease PH: MTTSPSTALRADGRAPDELREVRLTRGWLDEAEGSVLVEFGRTRVLCVASFTEGVPRWRQGSGLGWVTAEYAMLPRATSTRSQRESVKGRIGGRTHEISRLIGRSLRAVVDLSALGENSVVLDCDVLQADGGTRTAAVTGAYVALADAIAWGTREGHVRPRAGAPVLTDSVAAVSVGIVDGLPVLDLPYVEDVRAETDMNVVVTGAGDFVEVQGTAEGVPFKRAELDTLLDLAVAGTARLRDLQAEALERPLERRP; this comes from the coding sequence ATGACCACCTCCCCCAGCACCGCCCTGCGCGCCGACGGCCGCGCCCCCGACGAGCTGCGCGAGGTCCGCCTCACACGGGGCTGGCTCGACGAGGCCGAGGGCAGCGTCCTGGTGGAGTTCGGCCGCACGCGCGTGCTGTGCGTGGCCTCGTTCACCGAGGGGGTGCCGCGCTGGCGGCAGGGCTCGGGCCTGGGCTGGGTCACCGCGGAGTACGCCATGCTGCCCCGGGCCACCTCCACCCGCAGCCAGCGTGAGTCGGTCAAGGGCAGGATCGGCGGGCGCACCCACGAGATCTCCCGGCTCATCGGCCGCTCGCTGCGCGCCGTCGTCGACCTCTCCGCGCTCGGCGAGAACTCGGTGGTCCTGGACTGCGACGTCCTCCAGGCCGACGGCGGCACCCGCACCGCCGCCGTCACCGGCGCCTACGTCGCGCTCGCCGACGCCATCGCGTGGGGTACCCGGGAGGGGCACGTCCGGCCGCGGGCCGGCGCGCCGGTCCTGACCGACTCCGTCGCCGCGGTCTCCGTCGGGATCGTCGACGGCCTGCCGGTGCTCGACCTGCCCTACGTGGAGGACGTGCGCGCGGAGACCGACATGAACGTCGTCGTCACCGGCGCCGGCGACTTCGTCGAGGTCCAGGGCACCGCCGAGGGCGTGCCCTTCAAGCGTGCCGAGCTCGACACCCTGCTCGACCTGGCCGTCGCGGGGACGGCCCGGCTGCGCGACCTCCAGGCCGAGGCGCTGGAGCGGCCCCTCGAGCGTCGCCCGTGA
- the rdgB gene encoding RdgB/HAM1 family non-canonical purine NTP pyrophosphatase, producing MSGPRLVLATHNPHKVGELREILRPLLPGLDEDDVVGAADVGADPPVEDGVTFAENALLKARALAAATGLPAVADDSGLCVDVLGGAPGVFSARWAGRHGDDRANLELLLAQLADVPEAHRGAHFACAAALVTPDGLEVVEEGTMPGTLLTAPRGTGGFGYDPILRPAGEARSSAELTPAEKNAISHRGKAFRALAPHLVPLLG from the coding sequence GTGAGCGGTCCGCGTCTGGTCCTGGCCACGCACAACCCGCACAAGGTCGGCGAGCTCCGGGAGATCCTCCGGCCGTTGCTGCCCGGGCTGGACGAGGACGACGTGGTCGGCGCCGCCGACGTGGGCGCCGACCCGCCCGTCGAGGACGGCGTCACCTTCGCCGAGAACGCCCTGCTCAAGGCCCGGGCGCTCGCCGCGGCCACCGGGCTGCCCGCGGTCGCGGACGACTCGGGCCTGTGCGTGGACGTCCTCGGCGGGGCGCCGGGGGTCTTCTCCGCCCGGTGGGCGGGGCGGCACGGCGACGACCGCGCGAACCTCGAGCTGCTCCTCGCCCAGCTCGCCGACGTGCCCGAGGCGCACCGCGGGGCGCACTTCGCGTGCGCGGCCGCGCTCGTCACGCCCGACGGCCTGGAGGTGGTCGAGGAGGGCACGATGCCCGGCACGCTGCTCACCGCGCCGCGCGGCACCGGCGGGTTCGGCTACGACCCGATCCTGCGCCCGGCGGGGGAGGCCCGGTCCTCGGCGGAGCTGACCCCGGCCGAGAAGAACGCCATCAGTCACCGCGGCAAGGCCTTCCGGGCCCTGGCACCCCACCTCGTGCCGCTGCTGGGCTGA
- a CDS encoding DUF3054 domain-containing protein has protein sequence MDTAPEPVVPDQVHPAWWFGIDAAAVLVFALVGMLSHGSDGYLGIVWPFLVGLAVAWFVPAVRALPLLIWPSGVMIWVFTAGIGLALRAVSGGGMSGAFPWVTLGVLGLLLVGWRVVPEVVERRRERRARYL, from the coding sequence ATGGACACCGCACCGGAGCCGGTCGTCCCGGACCAGGTCCACCCCGCGTGGTGGTTCGGGATCGACGCCGCCGCCGTCCTGGTCTTCGCGCTCGTGGGCATGCTCAGCCACGGCTCGGACGGGTACCTCGGCATCGTCTGGCCCTTCCTCGTGGGCCTGGCCGTGGCGTGGTTCGTCCCGGCCGTGCGGGCGCTGCCGCTGCTCATCTGGCCCTCCGGGGTGATGATCTGGGTGTTCACCGCCGGCATCGGCCTGGCGCTGCGGGCCGTCTCGGGCGGCGGCATGTCCGGCGCGTTCCCGTGGGTGACCCTCGGGGTCCTCGGGCTCCTGCTCGTCGGCTGGCGCGTGGTCCCCGAGGTCGTCGAGCGGCGACGGGAGCGGCGCGCGCGCTACCTCTAG
- a CDS encoding NUDIX hydrolase family protein, whose amino-acid sequence MGPWLSPEDLDLVRRKVPILYVDAIPARVDAHGDLEAVGLLLRATDEGTISRALVSGRVLLHETIREALERHLEKDLGPMALPRLPLSLHPFAVGEYFPTPGSPFHDPRQHAVSLAYVVPVAGDCRPSHDTLELTWLTAAEAQTPEILGDMIEGHATLLRQALAHLGRLR is encoded by the coding sequence ATGGGCCCGTGGCTCTCCCCCGAGGACCTGGACCTGGTGCGCCGGAAGGTGCCGATCCTCTACGTGGACGCGATCCCGGCGAGGGTCGACGCACACGGGGACCTCGAGGCGGTGGGGCTGCTCCTGCGGGCGACGGACGAGGGGACGATCTCCCGGGCCCTGGTCTCGGGCCGGGTGCTCCTGCACGAGACCATCCGGGAGGCGCTGGAGCGTCACCTCGAGAAGGACCTCGGGCCGATGGCGCTGCCGCGGCTGCCGCTCTCCCTGCACCCGTTCGCGGTCGGGGAGTACTTCCCGACGCCCGGGAGCCCCTTCCACGACCCGCGCCAGCACGCCGTCTCCCTCGCCTACGTCGTCCCGGTCGCCGGCGACTGCCGGCCGAGCCACGACACGCTGGAGCTGACGTGGCTCACCGCCGCCGAGGCGCAGACGCCGGAGATCCTCGGTGACATGATCGAGGGGCACGCGACCCTGCTGCGGCAGGCGCTCGCCCACCTGGGGAGGTTGCGCTGA
- a CDS encoding acetoacetate decarboxylase → MGDWPAAPWSLTASAALSLVVVPRATVPPAARPVTPAGCRPVVLAGRLLTGVALVRYGPPGDLTYDELVVAVLGRCGLRPVVTVTQIWVDSPASRDGARALWGIPKELAAFGALAAAVPASGPAAAEDGPSALVRVRTRARRWLPGRVRLSFATAQRLDGADHRATHRLSARVGGLRSAWDFNPAGPLGHLARRRPLLTLRLAGTLVFGAVNGEAASRAGAGHDTNGG, encoded by the coding sequence ATGGGGGACTGGCCGGCGGCGCCGTGGTCGCTCACCGCGTCCGCGGCGCTCTCGCTCGTCGTCGTCCCGCGAGCAACGGTGCCCCCGGCGGCCCGACCGGTGACGCCGGCCGGCTGTCGGCCGGTGGTCCTCGCCGGGAGGCTCCTCACCGGCGTCGCGCTGGTCCGGTACGGACCTCCCGGTGACCTGACCTACGACGAGCTCGTCGTCGCCGTCCTCGGCCGCTGCGGCCTGCGGCCCGTGGTCACGGTCACCCAGATCTGGGTGGACTCGCCCGCCTCCCGCGACGGAGCCCGCGCCCTGTGGGGCATCCCCAAGGAGCTCGCCGCGTTCGGGGCGCTGGCGGCGGCGGTCCCTGCGAGCGGGCCGGCCGCCGCCGAGGACGGGCCCTCGGCGCTCGTCCGGGTCCGGACCCGCGCCCGGCGGTGGTTGCCCGGGCGGGTCCGCCTGTCCTTCGCGACGGCGCAGCGCCTCGACGGCGCGGACCACCGCGCGACCCACCGGCTCTCGGCCCGGGTGGGCGGGCTGCGCTCGGCGTGGGACTTCAACCCGGCGGGGCCGCTGGGCCACCTCGCCCGCCGCCGGCCGCTGCTGACGCTGCGACTGGCCGGCACGCTCGTGTTCGGGGCGGTGAACGGCGAGGCGGCGTCGCGCGCGGGCGCCGGGCACGATACAAACGGGGGGTGA
- a CDS encoding peroxiredoxin, which yields MPRLAPGDTAPDFRLPTADGSEVALGELRAGTERGVVVYFYPAAATPGCTKEACDFRDSLAALRSAGYAVVGISPDRVAKLARFAEEESLPFPLASDPDHEVLEAYGAWGEKSSYGRTSVGVIRSTVVVGPDGTVTLAQYNVKATGHVARLRKELGVG from the coding sequence ATGCCCCGTCTCGCCCCCGGCGACACCGCCCCGGACTTCCGCCTCCCCACGGCCGACGGCAGCGAGGTCGCCCTCGGCGAGCTCCGCGCCGGCACCGAGCGCGGCGTCGTCGTCTACTTCTACCCGGCCGCGGCGACCCCGGGCTGCACCAAGGAGGCCTGCGACTTCCGGGACTCCCTCGCCGCGCTGCGGTCCGCGGGCTACGCGGTGGTGGGGATCTCCCCCGACCGCGTCGCCAAGCTCGCCCGCTTCGCCGAGGAGGAGTCGCTGCCCTTCCCCCTGGCGTCCGACCCCGACCACGAGGTGCTCGAGGCCTACGGCGCCTGGGGGGAGAAGTCGAGCTACGGGCGCACCTCGGTGGGCGTCATCCGGTCGACCGTCGTGGTCGGCCCGGACGGGACGGTCACCCTCGCCCAGTACAACGTCAAGGCCACCGGTCACGTCGCGCGGCTGCGCAAGGAGCTCGGCGTCGGCTGA
- a CDS encoding peroxiredoxin, with protein MSRLEPGTTAPDFTLPAAGGGQVSLAELRRGSERGVVVYFYPRAATPGCTTEACDFRDNLASLGGGGYSVVGLSADPLEDLESFAAAEQLTFPLASDRDHAVAEAYGTWGPVTRNGVTREVVHRSTFVVEPDGTLRLAQYDVDPDGHVAALRADLGLDR; from the coding sequence ATGAGCCGTCTCGAACCCGGAACGACCGCGCCCGACTTCACCCTGCCCGCCGCCGGCGGCGGGCAGGTCTCCCTCGCCGAGCTCCGCCGGGGCAGCGAGCGCGGCGTGGTCGTCTACTTCTACCCCCGCGCCGCCACGCCCGGCTGCACCACCGAGGCGTGCGACTTCCGCGACAACCTCGCCTCCCTCGGCGGTGGCGGCTACTCCGTCGTCGGACTCTCGGCCGACCCCCTCGAGGACCTGGAGTCCTTCGCCGCGGCGGAGCAGCTGACCTTCCCCCTCGCCTCCGACCGGGACCACGCCGTCGCCGAGGCCTACGGCACCTGGGGGCCCGTGACCCGCAACGGCGTCACCCGCGAGGTCGTGCACCGCTCGACCTTCGTGGTCGAGCCCGACGGCACGCTGCGGCTGGCGCAGTACGACGTCGACCCGGACGGCCACGTCGCGGCGCTGCGCGCCGATCTCGGCCTCGACCGCTGA